The region TTCCTGCGCACGGCCCTCGGTGTGGGGCTGCTGGCGGTGAGCGTGCTGGCGGTGCGCTGTGCGGAGATGACCCGTTCGCCCCTGCTGCTTCGGCTGCCGGAGTGGTCGGTGCCGCTGCTGGCGGTCGGGTGCGGTGTCGCCGCGGTGCTGGTCGCCGGATTCCAGCGGCTGGTGCTCCGGGCGGCCGGAAGTTTGACGCAGGACGCCGCTTTTACGGGCCGTCTTCTCTGGCTGAGGAGGTTGCTGGCGGTTTTCGCCGTGATCGTTTCGGTTCCCGTGGTGCTGCTGTTGGCGCTCAACGAGGGCCCGGCAGCGGGTGTGGTTTTTTATCTGCTTGTCGTAGAGGTTGTTGCGATTTTTGTTTTCTGGCTGTACAAAACGTGCGAGTTCTTTCTCGGGCAAAATGTTTCGATTTTGCATTGGTTTTTGTACCTTTGCGGCGTTGAAATTTTTCCCGTCAGCGTTTTCGTGCTGCTCGCGCTTCGTAACGGCTGACCGGTACTGAAGGTAAAACAAAAAGGAAAGGCTTTGAAAATCAAGAGCATTTTAGTTTCACAACCGGCTCCTGCGGTCCCTGAAAAATCTCCGTTTCACGAAATTTCGACCAAATACGGCGCAAAGATCACCTTCCGGCCCTTTATCCGGGTGCAGGGGGTGAGTCTGAAGGAGTTTCGCAGCCAGCGGACCGAAATTCTGGAGCATACGGCCGTGATCTTTACCAGCCGCTCGACGGTCGATCATTTCTTCCGCATCTGCGAGGAGGCGCGCATCACGGTGCCCGAAACCATGAAATACCTCTGCAATACGGAGGCGATCGCGCTCTACCTGCAGAAATACATCGTTTACCGCAAGCGGAAGATTTCGTTCGCCAACGGCACGTTCGCCAATTTCATGGAGCTGATCCTCAAGCACCGGGACGAGAAACTGCTGCTCACCCTCTCCGAGCCCCACAAGCCGGAGCTGCCGATGACGATGGAGAAGCTGAAGCTCGATTTCCACAAGGTGATCCTGTCGCGTACGGTGAGCAACGATGTTTCGGACCTGAAGCCCTCCGATTACGATCTGATGGTCTTTTACAGCCCGTCGGAGATTGCGGCCCTCACCGCTGCGTTCGGTACCGGGAACCTGCCGATGATCGGGACCTTCGGCGACGGTACGACCCGTTCGGCCATCGAGGCGGGTCTGACCGTGCAGGTGATGGCCCCCACGCCCGAGGCGCCGTCGATGACGCGGGCGGTCGATCTGTTCGTGGGCAAGATCAATGCAGGGCAGACGGTGGAGCCCGTGCAGGTCAATACGCCCCGCCAGTCCGACGAGTTCATCAAGGCGCAGGAGGCCAAGCCGGCGAAAAAGAGCCGGGCGAAAAAGCCCTCTTCCGCCGCTTCGAAATCCAAATCTTCCGCTTCGGGCAAGGGTGCTGTGCGTTCGGTCGCCGCCCGCTCCGCGGTGAAGGAGGTAAAGAAAAGCGTCTGACAGGTGCCGTCCCCGGAGAGGGCGGCTGTCCAATACGGAAAAACATGGCTGAATATTCCCTGACCAAAGCGGAACGGCTGTCGGGCGAGCAGAGGATCGCCCGGTTGTTCCGGTGCGGAAAGGGCGGATTCGTCTATCCGTTCCGGTACCTCTGCCTGGAGGCCGGGCCGGATGCGGGAGGGGCGGTGCCGGCCGTGCTGGTCTCCGTCTCCAAACGTTACCATAAACGGGCCAACCGGCGCAACCTGCTCAAGCGCAGGGTGCGCGAGGCGTACCGGCAGAACAAGCTGCCGCTGGTGGAACGGGTTCTTTTGCAGGGAAGGGGATTGGACATTGCTTTGATTTACAGCTCGAAAGAGGTGGTATCCTACGAAACGGCGGAAAATGCGGTGCGGAAAATTCTGGACAAAATCGTACAGGGGCTTTAAACGTGTGGTCGCGTTCCCGTTCATCGTGCTGATAAAGTTCTATCAGTGCTGTATCTCTCCCTTTACGCCCGCCGCCTGTCGTTATACTCCGACCTGTTCGCAATATGCGCTGGAGGCGATCCGCAAGCACGGCATACTGAAGGGCGGCTGGCTGGCTCTCAGGAGAATTCTTTCCTGCCATCCGTGGGGCGGCAGCGGATACGATCCGGTGCCCTGAGCGCGGGGATTGCCGCGGCAGTGCAAAAAAGAAGAACGCCGTTCCGACCGGAACGGCGTTCTGTGTTACCTCTGTGTCGCTGAATTATTTGGTAGCGTTTTCGGCTGCTTTTTCAGTGCAAGCGGTGCTGTCGGCCGTGCAGGCTGTGCTGTCGGCGCATACTGCGGTGCTGTCTTCTACGACGGTCTCGATAACGGCGGTGGAATCAACCACGGTCTCGGCAGCCTTCTTGTTGGCATTTCCGGCGCACGACATGGCCATTGCTGCAACGGCAACGACGAATACAGATGTCAAAGTTTTCATAGCGTAAAGGGTTTATTGTTAAACTTATTAAAATCGTGCCAAAAGTATAGCATTCGTTTGAAATATCCAAAAGTTTTTTTATATTCCCCAACTTTTTTTGCGTTATTCCCCTAACAGCTTGACAGGGAACTCTTCACGCACCACGAAAGCCCGGTCGAAGTCCCCTTTGATCCGGCCCCAGAGGATGATCGCCTCCTCGAGGGAGAGGCAGTTTCCCACCGTCACCTTGAAGTAGGGGTTTTCGTAGACCATGTAAGCCGGTGTGTCGGGATGCAGCTCCCGGAAACGGGTGAGCGTGCCGGCCGCCAGCGTGCGCGCACTCTGGCTGTTGTCGAAAAAGATGCGCACGCGGTAGCCGCGGTATTTCTCTTCGCCCGTGACGGTGCGCTGCATGGCGCGGAGCACCTGTGCCGCACTCTCCTCCTCGTAGACCGTCACGCGGGAGCGGTGCAGCGAATCGGGCTGGGCCAGTTTCGTCTTGAAAGCCCCGAGGTTCTGCGAAAAGGCGGAAAAGCCGGCCAGCAGGCAGGCGAGCAGAAGCGGGAAAGCGGTGGTTCGTTTCATAGCTGGATCGTCTTGAGCAATTCGTCCGTATCGGCCCCAAAAGTACGAAGAAAATCGGTAAACGGTACGCCGTCGAAACGGATTTTTTTACGTGCCCAGCCCGCTTTCGCTGTGATTTCGCCGGAGACGGTCAGCTGGGGGATCATCCCTTTCAGGTCGCCCATCAGACCGAGGGCGCCCAGCGGATTGGAGAGTTTGAGCCGCAGCGTGACGGGAACGCTGGTGACGGATTTGCGGGGAACGAGCACCGGTTCGCCCAATATCAGGTCCACCAGCGGCATTTCGCCCCGCCGCAGATCGAGCCGGGCGCTCTCCACGCGGAGTTTGGAGCCCGAGCGGTTTTCCACCTTCAGCGTGAGGTCGATCCGGGAGAAGCCCTGCATGGAGACGTTCTCTACCTCCTTGAGCGAGATGTCCTCCTGTTTGATGCAGGAGCCGAGCAGCAGGAGCGGCAGCGAAAGGAGCAGGATACGGGTGATGATGTGTCTGGTCATGGTATTTCGGGTTATTTTTTCCCTGTATGGATGTAGGCCACCCCTCCGAACAGGGCGCGGGAACGGCACTCCCGGAATCCGGCGCCGGACATGATCTCCCGAAGCCGTTCGGGGGCGGGGAATTCGTCCACCGAACGGGGCAGGTAGCGGTAGGCTTTCCGGTCTTTGGAAATCCAGCCGCCCACGGCCGGAAGCACCCGGTGGAAATAGAAACGGTAGAGCGGGCCGAATATTTTGCCGTGGGGGGTGTCGAATTCCAGGATGAACAGCGTGCCGCCCGGACGCAGCACCTGCCGTATGCGGGCCAGTCCGGCGGGGATGTCGGCGAAATTGCGGACTCCGAAGGCGACCGTGGCGGCGTCGAACGAGTCGTCGGGAAACGGAAGCGTCTCCACGTCCGCCACGCTGTACGAGACGGTGTCGGCGGGGATACGGCCCTGCGTCTCGGCGGCCGCGGTTTTGGCCCGTGCGATTTCTATCATCTGCGGGGAGAGGTCGACCCCCTCGATCCGCACGCCGGAAATACGGCGGGCGATGGCCAGGGCCAGATCGCCCGTGCCGGTGGCTACGTCGATCACCCGGCGGGGACGGACGGCCGCGAGCATCTTCACCGTCCTGCGGCGCCAGCTGCGGTCGATGCCCAGCGAAAGCAGATGGTTCAGCCGGTCGTAGGCCGGGGCGATGCGGTCGAACATCTCGCGGATCTGCGGGGTTTTGGGGCGGTTGTCGGTATAGGGTTTCATGGTTCGTGACGGAGTGTTATTGGTAACGGATCGTGACGTCGGGCCGGATGCGGGAGACGATCAGCGTGGGCACCGTCATCAGGGCGACGATTATGCCGAACGTGCCCGCGTTGAGGGCGATCCACCAGCCCCAGTCGAGTTCGACGGGGACCGACGAGAGGAAGTAGCCCGACTGGTTGAGCTTCACTATGTGGGTCTGCGCCTGCACCAGGCAGAGGACCAGGCCCGCCGCGTTGCCCCAGAGCATGCCCCGGAGCACGATGAAGGCGGAGCGGATGACGAATATCTTCTGGAGGGAGCGGTTGTTCATCCCCAAGGCCTTGAGCACGCCGATCATGCGGGTGCGTTCGAGCAGGATGATGAGCAGGGCGGAGACCATGTTGAGCAGGGCCACCAGCAGCATGATCGTGATGATGACCGCCACGTTCACGTTGTGGGCCTGGAGCCAGTCGAACAGGTTCGGGAACTTCTCGCGGATGCTGACGGCCATGAGGCTCTCCCCGTCGAGGGGTTCGGTCTCCGCCAGTATGCCGTGGACCTCGTCGGCGAAACGGTCCATCTGCCCGAAATCGCGGGTGGTCAGTTCGTAGCCGGTGATCCGGTCCGGGTCCCATCCGTTGAGCCGCTGCACGTTGCGGATGTCGGTGGGGATCACCATTTTGTCGAGCTCCTCGAATCCCGATTCGTAGAGGCCGCTCACCTTGAAGCGGTCGCGGCGCGGGGGACGCCCCTCGCGGATGAAGAGCATCTCCACGCGGTCGCCCACGCCCAGTTTCATCAGCCGGGCGAGGGTGGCGGAAACGAGGATGTCCTTCGTGCGGAGCGAGTCACCCACCCGGGGAAGTTCTCCCTCGAGGAGGTTCTGCGCGAAGAACGACCAGTCGTAGTCGCCGTCCACGCCCTTGAGCATGATTCCCTGCATGGCCTCGTCGGTCTTGAGGATACCGCCCTTGATGGCGAACGGGTGGGCGGCCGCGAAACCGGGGATTCGGGAGAGGCGCTCCACCAGGGCTGGGTTGCGCGGAATGGGATTGGTCTCCAGCGAATTGTTGCCGTCGAGGTTCACCACCTGCACGTGGGAGCCGAAGCCGATCAGCTTGCCGGTGATTTCGCTGCGGAAACCGGAGATCACGGCCATCGAGACGATCATCACCGCCATGCCGATGCCTACGGTCAGGGAGGCGATGCGCACCATGACGCCGCGTCCCGCGCCGCCTTTCGAGGCGGCGATACGCCGGGCGATGAAGAGTTCGGTACCGATTTTGGACATCTTGCGTGAGGAACGGTGAAGATTTCGTGCAAAGTAACATAAAATTTGGTACTTTTGTGCAATAAAACCGAAACGATTATGGGAAAGACTGCTTTGATTACGGGCGCCACGTCGGGAATCGGCGAGGCCACGGCGCGTCTGCTGGCCGAGGAGGGCTACGACCTGATCCTCACCGGACGCCGTTCGCAGCGGCTCCGGGCCCTGAAAAAGGAGTTGGAAAAGGGTTTCCGGATCGAGGTGCTGCCGTTGAGTTTCGATGTCCGCGACCGGCAGCAGTGCGAGGCCGAACTGGGAAGTCTGCCCGAAGGGTTCCGCGAAATCGACCTGCTGGTGAACAACGCCGGGCTGGCCGCCGGGCTGGAGCACATCGACAAGGGCGATCCCAACGACTGGGATGCGATGGTCGACACCAACGTGAAGGGGCTGCTCTACATCACGCGCATCGTGTCGGGCATGATGGTGCGGCAGGGCCGCGGACACATCGTGAACATCGGCTCGACGGCCGGCACTCAGCCCTACGAGAACGGGGCGGTCTACTGCGCGACCAAGCACGCCGTGCATGCGCTGAGCCAGGCGATGCGGGCCGACCTGCTCCGCTCGGGGATCAAGGTGACCGAAATCCGTCCGGGAATGGTGGAGACCGAATTTTCGGTGGTGCGCTTCCACGGCGACCGGGAGCGGGCCGGCGACGTGTACCGGGGGATCGTGCCCCTCACGGGCGAGGACGTGGCCGAGGCCGTCGTGTGGGCGGTGAGCCAGCCCGCCCATGTCAACGTGGACGAGATCGTGATCACCGCCTCGCAGCAGGCCGGCGCCTATTACACCTACCGGAAGGAGGAATAACCGGGTGTGCCGGACAATAAGGGACGCCGCGTTCCGTTTTATTGGACCGACAGAGAGAAAAAACTAAAAAAGAGAGAAAACCATGTATCCTTTTCATCTGAATGCCGAATGGCTTCTGATTATTATTATCGGCGTGGTGGGGCTGATCGTGCAGTTCCGCCTGCAGTCCGTGTTCAAGAAATATTCGAAGGTGATGTTCCCCGGCGGTCTGACCGGCAGGGACGTGGCCGAAAAGATGCTGCGCGACAACGGTATCCGGGACGTGAAGGTGGTCTCTACACCGGGACACCTGACCGACCATTACAACCCCAAGACCCGGACCGTGAATCTGAGCGAGAGCGTCTATGCCAGCAACAGCGTGGCCGCCGCGGCCGTGGCGGCCCACGAGTGCGGCCATGCCGTGCAGCATGCCCGGGCTTATGCCCCGCTGGAGATGCGTTCGGCGCTGGTGCCGGTCATCAGTTTCTCGTCGATGTGGTCCACGTGGGTGATTATCGCGGGCATCCTGCTGATAAACACATTCCCGGCCCTGTTCTGGATCGGAATCGTAATGGTCGCCCTTTCGGCCCTCTTTTCGCTCGTCACGCTGCCTGTGGAGTACAACGCTTCGGCCCGTGCCATGGAGTGGCTCAAGAGCAGCGGAACCTTGCAGGGGGCCCAGGTGGCGCAGGCGAAGGAGGCGCTGTCGTGGGCCGCACGCACCTATCTGGTGGCCGCCCTTTCGGCGATCGCCACGCTGCTCTACTACCTCAGTTTCGCGCGGGGCAGGGAGTAGGCTGTGCGGAACCGTCCGGCGGCGGAAGAGATGATGTCCGTCCCCGTTACGATGCGTCGTGACGGGGACGGTCCGTTTCGCTGCGGACGATCCGCGGCCTTGGGTCCGCACCGGGGGCAGGCGGAGCGGTTCGTCTCTCCGGGGGGGGGGCGGATTGCGCGGTCCGGGGGAGAGCGGTGTCTTCCTTTGATTTTCCGGAAAGGCGGGCCGTCCTTCCCGACATTCCCGTGAGGGACCGGGTCAGAGAATCAGCCGGGAGAGTTTTTTGGAGATGGCGATCCGCTCCTTGTTGAGGGCGGCGATGCGGTACATGATGTCGGCCAGCTGCTCGTCGGGGAGATCGGGGACCGTGAGCTGGTGCTGGAGGTCGCCGATGATGTGTTCGATCGCTTTCGACTTGTAGAGGATCACGGCGCGGGGCACCGCTTCGGCGAGCCGGTCCTTTTCGCTCTCCACGTTGATGTCGTGTTTTTTCCAGAGCTTGCTGGCCGTGTAGTTGTCGTCGCCGGTGAGCAGATCCACCGCCGCGTTGCAGACGGCCGGGTCGGGGTGGTTGATGAAACGGTGCATGGAGACGGGCTCTCCGGAGCGGTAGAGTTTCAGATATTCGTCGTAGATGGCGCGGTAGCGCTCGTCCCGGAAGGAGATGCCGTTGGTCTCCAGGTCGCCGGTGATTACCTCCGCCACGTTGAGCGATACGACGTTGCGCCCCTCCTTGTAGTCGAAATTCTCCGAACCGTATTTCAGAAGGTATTTGGTCAGTTCCTTTTCCAGCTCCTCCATGCTGCTGCCCGGGTGGAGGGAGCGGGGCAGGAGGGCGGCCTCGGCCGGAGACGTTTCCGCGGGAACCTCTTCGGGAAAACCCGGGCCGGCCGGAAACGGCGGTTCGGACGGAGGGTAGGTGCCCGTGTCCCGGGCGGGACGGTGTTCCCGGTCGTACCCTTCGGCACGCTGGCGGGCCTGCTGGCGGCGGATGAAGTCGCCGGCTTCCCTGCCTCCGGTGCGGGTCGCCCGTTTGCGGGCCACTTCGCTCAGGAGCAGCTGTTCGTCCACGTCCATCGTGCGGGCGCACTCCTTGATGTAGACCGAACGGGTGATCGGTTCCGGAATTTCGGAGATCGAGGCCACGATGTCGGCGATCAGCCCCGCTTTCCGGATCGGGTCGCCGTCCGCGTTGGCCATCAGCAGCCTTGTCTTGAAGGAGATGAAGTCCTCCTCGGCCGTACGGATGAACTCGCGCAATTCGGTGGCGTTGTGCTTGCGGGCGAACGAGTCGGGATCGTCGCCGTCGGGCAGGAGCACCACCCGCACGTTGAGCCCTTCGCGCAGGATCATGTCGATACCGCGCAGGGAGGCCTTGATGCCGGCCGAGTCGCCGTCGTAGATCACCGTCACGTTCTTCGTGAAGCGGCTGATGAGGCGTATCTGCCCCTCGGTGAGCGAGGTGCCCGAGGAGGCCACCACGTTCTCCACGCCCGACTGGTGCATCGAGATGACGTCGGTGTAGCCCTCGACCAGGATGCAGTAGTCCTCCTGCGTGATGGCCTTCTTGGCGAAGAAGAGGCCGTAGAGGACGTCGCTTTTGTGGTATATCTCGCTCTCGGGCGAGTTGAGGTATTTGGCGACCTTCTTGTCCGTGCGCAGGGTGCGGCCGCCGAAGGCCGTCACGCGGCCGCTGATGCTGTGGATCGGGAAGATGACCCGGCCGGCGAACCGGTCGTAGTAGTCGCCCTGTTCCCGCTTGATCGTGAGGCCGGTCCCCACGAGGAACTCCTCCTTGTAGCCGGCGGCGAGGGCCGCCCGGGTGAACGCATCGCCCGCGGCGGGACAGAAGCCGAGGCCGAACTTGCGGATCGTGGCGTCCGAAAATCCCCGCTGGCGGAAGTAGCTGATACCCACGTTGCGGCCTTCGTCGGTCTCGTGGAGCGTCTGCTGGAAATAGTCGGCGGCGTAGCTGCTCACGACCATCATGCTCTCCCGGTCGTCGTTGCGCCGCACCTCCTCGGGGGAGAGTTCCCGCTCCTGCACTTCGATGCCGTACTTCTTGGCCACGTATTTCAGCGCGTCGACGTAGCCCATGTTCTCGTGCTCCATGACGAAGGTGACGGCGTTGCCGCCCTTGCCGCATCCGAAGCATTTGAAGAGCCCCTTGCTCGGGGAGACGACGAACGACGGCGTTTTCTCGTTGTGGAACGGACAGCATGCCTGGTAGTTCACCCCC is a window of Gallalistipes aquisgranensis DNA encoding:
- a CDS encoding DUF4271 domain-containing protein, translated to MPSVLTDSLTGAGSGWPYDTLWAGAARFSVPAEGTLAERADSLARSVAAADVFGPGSVAVPAGEWLSGVSDPFLLTDNLLFRLSVVLIFIGYCYTVYYFREPLSALLRIGKSRLYGEKLMEEHSYLFSLFLRTALGVGLLAVSVLAVRCAEMTRSPLLLRLPEWSVPLLAVGCGVAAVLVAGFQRLVLRAAGSLTQDAAFTGRLLWLRRLLAVFAVIVSVPVVLLLALNEGPAAGVVFYLLVVEVVAIFVFWLYKTCEFFLGQNVSILHWFLYLCGVEIFPVSVFVLLALRNG
- a CDS encoding uroporphyrinogen-III synthase — translated: MKIKSILVSQPAPAVPEKSPFHEISTKYGAKITFRPFIRVQGVSLKEFRSQRTEILEHTAVIFTSRSTVDHFFRICEEARITVPETMKYLCNTEAIALYLQKYIVYRKRKISFANGTFANFMELILKHRDEKLLLTLSEPHKPELPMTMEKLKLDFHKVILSRTVSNDVSDLKPSDYDLMVFYSPSEIAALTAAFGTGNLPMIGTFGDGTTRSAIEAGLTVQVMAPTPEAPSMTRAVDLFVGKINAGQTVEPVQVNTPRQSDEFIKAQEAKPAKKSRAKKPSSAASKSKSSASGKGAVRSVAARSAVKEVKKSV
- a CDS encoding ribonuclease P protein component — translated: MAEYSLTKAERLSGEQRIARLFRCGKGGFVYPFRYLCLEAGPDAGGAVPAVLVSVSKRYHKRANRRNLLKRRVREAYRQNKLPLVERVLLQGRGLDIALIYSSKEVVSYETAENAVRKILDKIVQGL
- the yidD gene encoding membrane protein insertion efficiency factor YidD — its product is MRCGKFWTKSYRGFKRVVAFPFIVLIKFYQCCISPFTPAACRYTPTCSQYALEAIRKHGILKGGWLALRRILSCHPWGGSGYDPVP
- a CDS encoding LEA type 2 family protein: MTRHIITRILLLSLPLLLLGSCIKQEDISLKEVENVSMQGFSRIDLTLKVENRSGSKLRVESARLDLRRGEMPLVDLILGEPVLVPRKSVTSVPVTLRLKLSNPLGALGLMGDLKGMIPQLTVSGEITAKAGWARKKIRFDGVPFTDFLRTFGADTDELLKTIQL
- the ubiE gene encoding bifunctional demethylmenaquinone methyltransferase/2-methoxy-6-polyprenyl-1,4-benzoquinol methylase UbiE, whose amino-acid sequence is MKPYTDNRPKTPQIREMFDRIAPAYDRLNHLLSLGIDRSWRRRTVKMLAAVRPRRVIDVATGTGDLALAIARRISGVRIEGVDLSPQMIEIARAKTAAAETQGRIPADTVSYSVADVETLPFPDDSFDAATVAFGVRNFADIPAGLARIRQVLRPGGTLFILEFDTPHGKIFGPLYRFYFHRVLPAVGGWISKDRKAYRYLPRSVDEFPAPERLREIMSGAGFRECRSRALFGGVAYIHTGKK
- a CDS encoding ABC transporter permease, whose product is MSKIGTELFIARRIAASKGGAGRGVMVRIASLTVGIGMAVMIVSMAVISGFRSEITGKLIGFGSHVQVVNLDGNNSLETNPIPRNPALVERLSRIPGFAAAHPFAIKGGILKTDEAMQGIMLKGVDGDYDWSFFAQNLLEGELPRVGDSLRTKDILVSATLARLMKLGVGDRVEMLFIREGRPPRRDRFKVSGLYESGFEELDKMVIPTDIRNVQRLNGWDPDRITGYELTTRDFGQMDRFADEVHGILAETEPLDGESLMAVSIREKFPNLFDWLQAHNVNVAVIITIMLLVALLNMVSALLIILLERTRMIGVLKALGMNNRSLQKIFVIRSAFIVLRGMLWGNAAGLVLCLVQAQTHIVKLNQSGYFLSSVPVELDWGWWIALNAGTFGIIVALMTVPTLIVSRIRPDVTIRYQ
- a CDS encoding SDR family NAD(P)-dependent oxidoreductase; the protein is MGKTALITGATSGIGEATARLLAEEGYDLILTGRRSQRLRALKKELEKGFRIEVLPLSFDVRDRQQCEAELGSLPEGFREIDLLVNNAGLAAGLEHIDKGDPNDWDAMVDTNVKGLLYITRIVSGMMVRQGRGHIVNIGSTAGTQPYENGAVYCATKHAVHALSQAMRADLLRSGIKVTEIRPGMVETEFSVVRFHGDRERAGDVYRGIVPLTGEDVAEAVVWAVSQPAHVNVDEIVITASQQAGAYYTYRKEE
- a CDS encoding zinc metallopeptidase; the encoded protein is MYPFHLNAEWLLIIIIGVVGLIVQFRLQSVFKKYSKVMFPGGLTGRDVAEKMLRDNGIRDVKVVSTPGHLTDHYNPKTRTVNLSESVYASNSVAAAAVAAHECGHAVQHARAYAPLEMRSALVPVISFSSMWSTWVIIAGILLINTFPALFWIGIVMVALSALFSLVTLPVEYNASARAMEWLKSSGTLQGAQVAQAKEALSWAARTYLVAALSAIATLLYYLSFARGRE
- the dnaG gene encoding DNA primase, which codes for MIDRATIDRIYAAANIVEVVSDFVTLKKKGVNYQACCPFHNEKTPSFVVSPSKGLFKCFGCGKGGNAVTFVMEHENMGYVDALKYVAKKYGIEVQERELSPEEVRRNDDRESMMVVSSYAADYFQQTLHETDEGRNVGISYFRQRGFSDATIRKFGLGFCPAAGDAFTRAALAAGYKEEFLVGTGLTIKREQGDYYDRFAGRVIFPIHSISGRVTAFGGRTLRTDKKVAKYLNSPESEIYHKSDVLYGLFFAKKAITQEDYCILVEGYTDVISMHQSGVENVVASSGTSLTEGQIRLISRFTKNVTVIYDGDSAGIKASLRGIDMILREGLNVRVVLLPDGDDPDSFARKHNATELREFIRTAEEDFISFKTRLLMANADGDPIRKAGLIADIVASISEIPEPITRSVYIKECARTMDVDEQLLLSEVARKRATRTGGREAGDFIRRQQARQRAEGYDREHRPARDTGTYPPSEPPFPAGPGFPEEVPAETSPAEAALLPRSLHPGSSMEELEKELTKYLLKYGSENFDYKEGRNVVSLNVAEVITGDLETNGISFRDERYRAIYDEYLKLYRSGEPVSMHRFINHPDPAVCNAAVDLLTGDDNYTASKLWKKHDINVESEKDRLAEAVPRAVILYKSKAIEHIIGDLQHQLTVPDLPDEQLADIMYRIAALNKERIAISKKLSRLIL